From one Astatotilapia calliptera chromosome 10, fAstCal1.2, whole genome shotgun sequence genomic stretch:
- the grxcr2 gene encoding glutaredoxin domain-containing cysteine-rich protein 1 isoform X1 has protein sequence MEELQRKLNQRYEDTKPRKVRFKLASSYSGRVLKHVYEDGQELDSPEEKYPHSFIHRKIPPSHLEMEQLCGFEDTHGDQQSVYPPTGLIAQRINVYRGMGSYKPAVGQTEEGEGDSKSPVLDFGKIIIYTSNLRIIKAPQKKPEMFRQHTVPLIDLEGYPKAKERGSRRRAKAVFTQEEAEKEEKQICDTDTKVMILGQIILSGVVRFYHPISVSCFSHSRHVLLPIPLSLHVSSAIFSSLYLCFQENNCRIFFCFCLTPKSPLFPCKCKLVCILIRFLFYRPAATATNLLS, from the exons ATGGAGGAACTCCAGAGAAAACTGAATCAGCGCTACGAAGACACCAAACCAAGAAAG GTGAGGTTCAAGCTGGCATCATCCTACAGTGGCCGAGTGCTGAAGCATGTGTACGAGGACGGTCAAGAGCTGGACAGCCCCGAGGAGAAATACCCTCACAGCTTTATCCACCGCAAAATCCCTCCCAGCCACCTCGAGATGGAGCAGCTCTGCGGATTTGAGGACACTCATGGAGACCAACAGA GTGTCTATCCTCCAACAGGGCTCATAGCCCAGAGAATAAATGTATATAGAGGAATGGGCAGCTACAAACCTGCAGTTGGCCAGACTGAGGAAGGAGAGGGAGACAGCAAG tCCCCAGTGTTGGACTTTGGTAAGATAATCATCTATACCAGCAATCTGCGCATTATTAAAGCACCGCAGAAGAAGCCTGAAATGTTTCGGCAGCACACAGTGCCTCTCATTGACTTGGAAGGATACCCAAAGGCCAAGGAAAGGGGGAGCAGGAGGAGGGCTAAAGCAGTTTTCACACAGGAGGAGgcggagaaggaggagaaacagATCTGCGACACTGATACCAAGGTAATGATCCTTGGTCAAATTATTCTCAGTGGTGTGGTAAGGTTTTATCACCCCATTTCTGTTTCTTGCTTTTCTCACTCTCGCCATGTCCTCCTCCCCATCCCACTTTCTCTGCATGTGTCTTCAGCCATCTTTTCTTCACTTTATCTTTGCTTTCAAGAAAACAACTGCAGgatcttcttctgtttctgcCTCACACCAAAGTCTCCTCTGTTTCCTTGTAAATGCAAACTTGTTTGTATCCTTATTCGCTTTCTTTTCTACCGTCCTGCTGCAACAGCCACCAACCTATTGTCCTAG
- the grxcr2 gene encoding glutaredoxin domain-containing cysteine-rich protein 2 isoform X2, protein MEELQRKLNQRYEDTKPRKVRFKLASSYSGRVLKHVYEDGQELDSPEEKYPHSFIHRKIPPSHLEMEQLCGFEDTHGDQQSVYPPTGLIAQRINVYRGMGSYKPAVGQTEEGEGDSKSPVLDFGKIIIYTSNLRIIKAPQKKPEMFRQHTVPLIDLEGYPKAKERGSRRRAKAVFTQEEAEKEEKQICDTDTKEADSCQHCGGSGSAPCSLCHGSKLSMLANRFNESISDLRCQACYPYGLEKCQSCSNK, encoded by the exons ATGGAGGAACTCCAGAGAAAACTGAATCAGCGCTACGAAGACACCAAACCAAGAAAG GTGAGGTTCAAGCTGGCATCATCCTACAGTGGCCGAGTGCTGAAGCATGTGTACGAGGACGGTCAAGAGCTGGACAGCCCCGAGGAGAAATACCCTCACAGCTTTATCCACCGCAAAATCCCTCCCAGCCACCTCGAGATGGAGCAGCTCTGCGGATTTGAGGACACTCATGGAGACCAACAGA GTGTCTATCCTCCAACAGGGCTCATAGCCCAGAGAATAAATGTATATAGAGGAATGGGCAGCTACAAACCTGCAGTTGGCCAGACTGAGGAAGGAGAGGGAGACAGCAAG tCCCCAGTGTTGGACTTTGGTAAGATAATCATCTATACCAGCAATCTGCGCATTATTAAAGCACCGCAGAAGAAGCCTGAAATGTTTCGGCAGCACACAGTGCCTCTCATTGACTTGGAAGGATACCCAAAGGCCAAGGAAAGGGGGAGCAGGAGGAGGGCTAAAGCAGTTTTCACACAGGAGGAGgcggagaaggaggagaaacagATCTGCGACACTGATACCAAG GAGGCTGACAGCTGCCAGCATTGTGGTGGTTCAGGCTCCGCTCCCTGCTCTCTGTGTCACGGTAGCAAGCTGTCCATGCTGGCGAACCGCTTCAATGAGTCCATCAGTGATCTGCGTTGCCAAGCCTGCTACCCCTATGGTCTGGAGAAGTGCCAGTCCTGCTCCAATAAATAG